A window from Cryptomeria japonica chromosome 1, Sugi_1.0, whole genome shotgun sequence encodes these proteins:
- the LOC131056755 gene encoding mitogen-activated protein kinase kinase kinase 17-like, which translates to MRIEKEMKAGREWVRGGIIGAGAFGTVSLGISKSNAHLFAVKSTTTSISSLNNEYNILKSLDSPYVVQCLGKEYTKENGVGVYNLFMEYMPGGSIGDLLTKFGGKLDESVIRCYTRDILLGIQYLHRQGIVHCDIKGENMLVGSNGVKLADLASAKRIRDKEDNLEEEKHLRGTPLWMAPEVVKQVEQGPASDIWSLGCTVIEMSTGKPPWGSNLHPLTAMYRIGFGEELPEMPQNLSIEGKEFLEKCLRRDPRQRWSCEQLLAHPFVSEDSPVLKESPLREPQSLVSTPLDLEDSDFCFSIDSSGTPIWALPRNLSIGRELNEGACDGDERMACQKSPSPKDRILKLAAGGEFKGGVEKGNNWFADPLPDQWIVVRSPKQTISFNLVEPFQMLFSKEVPSTQAEVDCNTTAKSSDYSEGVMSSESETYQLFCSREVDQIEYANYLQCRAC; encoded by the coding sequence ATGAGAATAGAGAAGGAAATGAAGGCAGGGAGAGAATGGGTGCGTGGTGGAATTATAGGAGCCGGGGCCTTTGGTACTGTCAGTCTTGGCATAAGCAAGTCCAATGCCCATCTCTTTGCAGTCAAGTCCACCACTACTTCTATTTCGTCTTTGAATAATGAATACAACATTCTGAAGTCCTTGGATTCTCCATATGTTGTGCAATGCCTGGGCAAGGAGTACACCAAGGAGAATGGTGTGGGTGTTTATAACTTGTTTATGGAATACATGCCAGGAGGCAGTATTGGGGATCTATTGACTAAGTTTGGAGGAAAGTTGGATGAGTCAGTGATAAGATGCTACACCCGAGACATCCTACTTGGCATTCAGTACCTGCACAGGCAGGGAATTGTTCACTGTGACATCAAGGGAGAAAACATGCTTGTGGGTTCCAATGGTGTGAAGCTTGCTGACCTTGCTTCTGCTAAGAGAATTAGGGATAAAGAGGATAACTTGGAGGAGGAGAAGCATTTGAGGGGTACTCCTCTGTGGATGGCTCCTGAGGTGGTGAAGCAGGTGGAACAGGGGCCTGCTTCTGATATTTGGTCTCTCGGATGCACTGTGATTGAGATGAGCACTGGAAAGCCTCCATGGGGCAGCAATCTGCATCCCCTCACTGCGATGTATAGGATTGGCTTCGGTGAAGAGCTTCCTGAGATGCCTCAAAATCTCTCAATTGAAGGCAAGGAGTTTTTGGAGAAATGCTTGAGAAGAGATCCCAGACAGAGGTGGTCTTGTGAGCAGTTGTTGGCTCATCCTTTTGTCAGTGAGGACTCCCCTGTCCTCAAGGAAAGCCCACTTAGGGAGCCTCAATCTCTGGTCAGCACGCCTTTGGATTTGGAAGACTCCGATTTCTGCTTTTCCATTGATTCTTCTGGTACTCCCATCTGGGCATTACCTAGGAATTTGTCAATCGGTAGGGAGTTGAATGAAGGGGCATGTGATGGAGACGAAAGAATGGCCTGCCAGAAGAGTCCTTCTCCGAAAGATCGGATTCTGAAATTGGCAGCAGGAGGCGAATTCAAGGGAGGTGTAGAGAAAGGTAATAATTGGTTTGCAGATCCCCTCCCAGATCAGTGGATCGTTGTAAGGTCCCCGAAACAAACTATCTCCTTCAACTTAGTTGAACCTTTTCAAATGTTGTTTTCCAAGGAGGTGCCTTCTACGCAGGCCGAAGTAGACTGCAATACAACTGCAAAATCTAGTGATTACTCGGAAGGGGTCATGAGCTCGGAATCAGAGACTTATCAATTGTTTTGTAGCAGAGAGGTTGACCAAATTGAGTATGCTAATTACTTGCAATGTCGAGCATGCTAA